The Corallococcus silvisoli genome contains the following window.
ACGTGCCGCGGAAGAAGGCCACCTTGATGTACTTCGTGAAGCAGTGCACGCCGAGGAACCAGCCCTGGCCCTCGACTCCATACAGCGGCGAGTTCCATTTGACCGCCTTGTGCACGCCGGGGACGGCTCGCGAGATGATCGCGTCGAGGCGGAGCCCGACGTCGCGTTTCCAGCCCGGCATGGCCTCGATGTAGGCCTGCACGGGGGCGTCGCCGTAGGCCTTCGCGATCTGGGGATTGCCGCCGGAGAGGAGCGCCACCTTGCGTGGTCTGGTTGCCTTCACGGTGCTCTTCTTGGCGGCGGTCTTCTTCGCGACCTTCACTTTCTTCTGGGCTGTCTTGCCGGGCATTGAGTTCGCTCCAGGGGGCGGTGACGACGACACGGGATTGGCTTCAGCGTGGACCGCGCGGCTGCTTCGGCCGCGCGAGCGGTCTACTGCTGCTTCATCAGGCGTTCGATGAGCGCCTGTCCCGTGGCCGCCACTTTGTTGGCGAAGTTGTAGTCGATGCCCTTCCCCGACCGGACGATGGTGCTGAGGCGGGAGAAGCCGAGGGCGAAAGGCTTCTTCTTGACCATCACGATGTCCGCATGTCCTTCAATCCCATACGTGCTTCCCCCTAATCGACTCCACGGCCCCACGAACTCGGGGCACGGTGGGATCTAGCACAGGGCAGGGGGGCGACGGGGATCCCGAGGCCGCTACTTCTCCGGAGTCCCCGAGCCCTTCGGGTCGACCTTGTGGTCGCGGACCATGGCGAGCTGGGTCTCGCCCGTCAGGTTCTTCAGACCCATGTGGCCATAGGGGAAGGTGTGGAACACCTTGGAGCCATCCTCCTGGGGGATGGGCGAGGTCCGGCCCGCGAGCCCCACGCCCACCACCTCATCGACGCTGGACCAGATGCTGTAGAGGTGCGCTCCCTCGGCATGACCCACCGCGTTGATGTCCTTCAAGAAGGCCGAGTCGGGGTGCAGTCCGGTGGTGCGGTTGGTGGTGGGCACCAGGTCCCCCGTCCACCGCGCCGCGGCCAGCCCGTGGTTGGCGCCGGCGATGCCCACGAAGGTGTCCACGCTGTCCGTCAGCGGCTTGCCCAGGTTGAACTTCCCTCCCGCGTACGGGTCGAAGCCGTCACCGCCCTGGATGGCCTTGCGCGCCAGCGTCACGCCCATGGAGTGACCGATGACGTCCACCTTCTCCGCGCCCGTGTACTCCTTCACGGCCTGGATGAACGCGCGCACTTCTCCCAGGTACTTCTCTGAGTGCGCCTGGTTGGCCGCGAGCATGGGGTTCGCTGGCCCCCACGTCATCGCGTACAGCTCCGAGGGCTTGTAGCCATTCTTCGCGAACGTCTCGATGGAGCCCTTCCACCCCGCGGCGCTGTCCGAGTTGCCGTGAATGAAGATGACCGGCTCCTTTGTCACCTTCTCGCCCGAGCCGCTCTTGCCGCCGAACGCGGGCACGTTCCCCTTGGCGAAGTCGTACTTGCCGTATCCGTGGGTCTGGAGCCACTGCTGGAAGTCGTTCGAGAACCGCGAACTCTTCGACACGTTCACATCGCCTGACCGGGCCAGGGGAGCGGGGGACTGGGGGCTGGAGATGCGCGTCGTCATGACGGTTCACCCTGGGGGGTTGGGGGCCGGCGTGCCGCCCACATTATCACCCCGGCCGACCGCGAGTTGCCTGGCGGCGGATGATTCATGGATTTTCATGTATCACGCGCAGGGAGCGCGGGGCTCACCCCCTTCTCGGTGAGGCAGCCCGTGGCCCTGCCTTGCCGTGGTGGGAGAAGCGCTCGCGGAGCAGCTGGATGAAGTGGGTCAGCGGCGCGGGGCGCTGGCGGGCCGCGCGGGTGACGGCGCTCCAGCGGCGTCGGATCCCCCCAGGGGTGAGCCGGACGGTCTGGAGCCCGTGGCGCTCTGCCGGCAGCATCCATTCAGGCAGCGCGGTCACGCCGATACCGCCACGCACCAGCTCGATCAGCGCCTCGGTGAGGGGCACGGGGGAGACTCGCTGTGGTTCGAGGCCCGCGGGCCAGAGCACGCGCGTGAAGACATCCAGTTGCTCCCGAGGCGCGGCGAAGGTGAGCAGGTGCTCCCCCGCCAGGTCC
Protein-coding sequences here:
- a CDS encoding DUF1801 domain-containing protein, with the translated sequence MPGKTAQKKVKVAKKTAAKKSTVKATRPRKVALLSGGNPQIAKAYGDAPVQAYIEAMPGWKRDVGLRLDAIISRAVPGVHKAVKWNSPLYGVEGQGWFLGVHCFTKYIKVAFFRGTSLRPVPPGESKNEGTRYLDIRESDALDEAQLAAWVKQASQLPGERM
- a CDS encoding lipase family protein, with protein sequence MSKSSRFSNDFQQWLQTHGYGKYDFAKGNVPAFGGKSGSGEKVTKEPVIFIHGNSDSAAGWKGSIETFAKNGYKPSELYAMTWGPANPMLAANQAHSEKYLGEVRAFIQAVKEYTGAEKVDVIGHSMGVTLARKAIQGGDGFDPYAGGKFNLGKPLTDSVDTFVGIAGANHGLAAARWTGDLVPTTNRTTGLHPDSAFLKDINAVGHAEGAHLYSIWSSVDEVVGVGLAGRTSPIPQEDGSKVFHTFPYGHMGLKNLTGETQLAMVRDHKVDPKGSGTPEK